In uncultured Cohaesibacter sp., a genomic segment contains:
- a CDS encoding nitrous oxide reductase accessory protein NosL, which translates to MPGDRDACPVCGMFPARYPDWIATVLFKDGHADHFDGAKDLFKYLLDMPKYASGRKAEDIDRVGVTDYYATERVDAWSALYVMGSDVLGPMGHELIPHPDQYDADEFMKDHQGKRLLRFDEVTLALLLGLDKGEFLLK; encoded by the coding sequence ATGCCCGGCGACAGGGACGCTTGTCCCGTTTGCGGCATGTTTCCGGCCCGCTATCCTGACTGGATTGCCACGGTCCTTTTCAAGGATGGGCATGCGGATCACTTTGACGGTGCCAAGGATCTATTCAAGTATCTGCTCGACATGCCCAAATATGCTTCGGGGCGGAAGGCCGAGGATATAGACCGCGTTGGTGTTACCGACTACTATGCGACCGAGCGGGTCGATGCCTGGTCGGCCCTCTATGTCATGGGGTCGGACGTGCTGGGGCCGATGGGGCACGAGCTTATCCCGCACCCTGACCAGTATGATGCCGATGAATTCATGAAGGATCATCAGGGCAAGAGGTTGCTGAGGTTCGACGAGGTGACGTTGGCGCTGCTTCTCGGCCTCGACAAGGGGGAGTTTCTGCTCAAATGA
- a CDS encoding PhnD/SsuA/transferrin family substrate-binding protein, which produces MRGLSIRSALWMIFLIAHMLLSAPSFAGEVKRIGVLDVLGEEHSRIHWAPTEASLDAAFPDVTFKLEALDIAGLDAALKAGQLDFVITNPGNYAELEYRYHISRIATVDEDQPVASTLVTTGKILSLEDLVGKKMAVVSTEAFGGFQVIWAEMNKVDPSLTRRVEILQTGYPMQQVADAVLEGKADVAVMRTCTLEMLQKQDPARYGALKAFATRSETQTDCAVSSPIYPNWPLAKTPRTNAAFAKQVAVTLLQMQAGNLWTVPLDYQSVHAVLRQLQIGPYARTGPISLSDFIDDYREWLIIIAGALIFWAIYSVRIESLVRKRTRDLDATNARLRLEMAERKRAEDADRKHMRELEHVARLSILGEMASSIAHELNQPLAAISNYAQGCQLRIRANRFTTDDMELASGEIAQQAQRAAEVIRRIRAFVRKKETKPVTVVVADLIADCAAVYEASANRAGVRVTVDLVPGLPLITVDPIQIQQVVLNLVQNAIDAMGELEPERRRAILSVRPWREASDGILLRVRDFGHGMSEEDLGHFAEAFYTTKTDGIGLGLALSRSIVEAHGGSMRAKRPDDGDGLEVAIWLPAGETA; this is translated from the coding sequence ATGCGAGGGCTTTCTATCCGTTCCGCGCTTTGGATGATCTTCCTGATCGCGCATATGCTGCTTTCTGCTCCTTCTTTTGCGGGTGAGGTGAAGCGAATCGGTGTGCTTGATGTTCTTGGAGAAGAGCATTCCCGCATCCATTGGGCTCCGACCGAGGCCAGTCTTGATGCCGCTTTTCCCGATGTGACGTTCAAGCTGGAAGCGCTTGATATCGCCGGGCTGGATGCTGCGCTCAAGGCCGGGCAGCTCGATTTTGTCATCACCAATCCGGGCAACTATGCCGAGCTTGAGTATCGTTATCATATCAGCCGTATTGCAACGGTGGATGAAGACCAGCCCGTAGCTTCGACGCTGGTAACCACCGGGAAGATCCTGTCGCTGGAAGATCTGGTCGGCAAGAAGATGGCTGTGGTCTCGACCGAAGCCTTTGGCGGCTTTCAGGTCATCTGGGCGGAAATGAACAAGGTCGATCCTTCTCTCACTCGTCGGGTGGAGATCCTTCAGACCGGCTATCCGATGCAACAGGTGGCCGACGCGGTGCTCGAGGGGAAGGCGGACGTCGCTGTCATGCGAACCTGCACCCTGGAGATGCTGCAAAAGCAGGATCCTGCCCGCTATGGGGCACTGAAGGCCTTTGCCACAAGAAGCGAGACCCAAACCGATTGCGCCGTATCTAGTCCCATCTATCCCAACTGGCCGCTTGCCAAAACACCAAGAACCAATGCCGCCTTTGCCAAGCAGGTGGCGGTGACGCTTCTGCAGATGCAAGCGGGCAATCTCTGGACAGTCCCGCTTGACTATCAGTCGGTCCACGCCGTGTTGCGCCAGCTGCAAATCGGGCCCTATGCCCGGACCGGGCCGATTTCCCTCTCGGATTTCATCGATGACTATCGCGAGTGGTTGATCATCATTGCCGGGGCGCTGATCTTTTGGGCGATCTATTCGGTGCGTATCGAGAGCCTTGTGCGCAAGCGGACGAGGGACCTTGATGCTACCAATGCCAGACTGCGTCTTGAAATGGCTGAACGCAAGCGCGCCGAAGACGCTGACCGCAAGCATATGCGCGAACTCGAACATGTTGCTCGCCTGTCCATTCTTGGTGAGATGGCATCCTCCATCGCCCACGAGCTGAACCAGCCACTTGCCGCCATTTCCAACTACGCACAGGGGTGCCAGCTGCGGATCAGGGCCAATCGTTTCACGACAGATGATATGGAATTGGCGTCCGGTGAAATCGCCCAGCAGGCGCAGCGGGCGGCCGAAGTCATCCGCCGCATCCGCGCTTTCGTCCGCAAGAAGGAAACAAAGCCGGTGACCGTGGTCGTGGCTGACCTGATCGCCGATTGTGCCGCCGTCTATGAGGCCTCGGCCAATCGGGCCGGTGTCCGCGTCACTGTCGATCTGGTGCCGGGGCTGCCGCTCATCACCGTCGATCCGATCCAGATCCAGCAAGTGGTCCTCAATCTCGTTCAAAATGCCATTGATGCCATGGGCGAGTTGGAACCGGAGCGGCGCAGGGCCATCCTCTCTGTCCGGCCGTGGCGCGAAGCAAGTGATGGCATTCTGCTTCGGGTTCGCGACTTCGGCCATGGGATGAGTGAAGAAGATCTTGGTCATTTTGCTGAGGCCTTCTATACCACAAAAACTGACGGAATCGGGCTGGGACTGGCGCTTAGCCGGTCCATTGTGGAAGCACATGGTGGCTCAATGCGGGCAAAGCGGCCCGATGATGGTGACGGACTGGAAGTGGCCATCTGGCTGCCAGCGGGAGAGACGGCATGA
- a CDS encoding ABC transporter ATP-binding protein, with translation MIELDAVCKTYNDGQPNEVRAVRDISLQISLDETTVFQGPSGSGKTSLLSMIGCLSRPTSGRIHLVGECISGLPEKFMTDIRRQTFGFIFQRFNLLRGLSVMENVTAPALPLGGDHAELRHRAMALLQRLQLDHKATVLSELLSGGEAQRVAIARALINDPAIIIADEPTANLDTVLTEEFLSVMEDLKHQGKTILMTSHDPRIWQARLVDRIVSMKDGTIESAQDRSEPESGGE, from the coding sequence ATGATCGAACTCGACGCTGTCTGTAAGACCTACAATGATGGCCAGCCGAATGAAGTACGGGCTGTCCGTGATATTTCCCTGCAGATCTCGCTCGACGAAACGACCGTTTTCCAAGGCCCGAGCGGGTCCGGCAAGACGTCGCTGCTGAGCATGATCGGCTGTCTGTCCCGTCCGACTTCCGGCCGCATCCACCTTGTGGGTGAATGCATTTCGGGGCTGCCTGAAAAATTCATGACCGACATTCGCCGCCAGACTTTCGGTTTTATCTTCCAGCGGTTCAACCTGCTGCGTGGCCTGTCGGTGATGGAAAACGTGACCGCTCCGGCCCTGCCGCTCGGAGGGGATCACGCTGAACTCCGACACCGCGCCATGGCGCTTTTGCAGCGGCTGCAATTGGATCACAAGGCAACCGTTCTCAGCGAGTTGCTTTCTGGTGGCGAAGCCCAGAGGGTGGCCATTGCCCGCGCACTCATCAATGATCCGGCGATCATCATCGCCGATGAACCGACGGCCAATCTCGATACGGTTTTGACAGAGGAATTCCTCTCTGTGATGGAGGACCTCAAACATCAGGGAAAGACCATCCTGATGACCAGCCACGACCCGCGCATTTGGCAGGCCCGGCTTGTTGACAGGATCGTCAGCATGAAAGACGGCACAATAGAAAGCGCGCAGGATCGGTCCGAACCGGAGAGTGGGGGCGAATGA
- a CDS encoding response regulator: MTEDGIIHIVDDDRAVREGLGFMLSSLGLTIETHGSAAELLDRLDGAVVGCILADVRMPGMTGLELLDELKRRNCALPVIIITAHADVPMAVRAIRSGALDFFEKPVNGMALVERINDALKQARARAGDEQKKAAIACRVESLTSREQDVARAIMDGRQNKQIAADLGISLKTVEIHRHNLMTKMEATTPADLVRQLVTVNWDEI, from the coding sequence ATGACTGAGGACGGGATCATCCATATCGTCGACGACGATCGCGCTGTGCGTGAGGGCCTCGGCTTCATGCTGTCGTCCCTTGGTCTGACCATCGAGACGCATGGTTCGGCAGCCGAGCTGCTCGATCGGCTTGATGGCGCTGTGGTGGGGTGTATTCTCGCCGATGTCCGGATGCCCGGAATGACCGGGCTGGAACTGCTTGATGAGTTGAAGCGACGCAATTGCGCTCTGCCGGTGATCATCATCACCGCCCATGCCGATGTGCCGATGGCGGTGCGGGCAATCCGCTCCGGCGCGCTCGATTTCTTCGAGAAACCGGTCAACGGCATGGCGCTTGTCGAGCGCATCAACGATGCCCTGAAACAAGCGCGCGCCCGCGCCGGAGACGAACAGAAGAAAGCCGCGATTGCCTGTCGCGTAGAGAGCCTCACCAGCCGCGAGCAGGATGTTGCCCGGGCCATCATGGATGGCAGGCAGAACAAGCAGATAGCGGCGGATCTCGGAATCAGCCTCAAGACCGTGGAAATCCACCGCCACAACCTGATGACCAAGATGGAAGCCACCACGCCGGCGGATCTGGTGCGGCAGCTTGTCACAGTTAATTGGGACGAGATTTAG
- a CDS encoding nitrous oxide reductase accessory protein NosL, whose amino-acid sequence MNRRTLLTSAALAPVAIALSPLSAFAAMLSPWEWTSKNGVTGHMKKDSNPTDKEFEKYPRCTYCGMVREQWSQTRHLIQYDDDSCEGTCSIHCLSLSLGLNMDRVPKMIWVGDAGSDAEIKPLIDASKAHYALDPTKPGTMSATRKWAYADPDKAAASGAARVVGFEEALEVAYADMAKSTLMIRKRRAEKRAHMAKKMEDMKGKGN is encoded by the coding sequence ATGAACCGCCGTACCCTTTTGACTTCGGCTGCGCTGGCCCCTGTTGCCATTGCCCTTTCGCCTCTTTCCGCTTTTGCTGCCATGCTGTCCCCCTGGGAATGGACCAGCAAGAACGGTGTCACCGGACATATGAAAAAGGATTCCAATCCGACCGACAAGGAATTCGAGAAATATCCGCGCTGTACCTATTGCGGCATGGTGCGCGAGCAGTGGAGCCAGACCCGGCATCTCATCCAGTATGATGATGACTCTTGCGAAGGGACATGCTCGATCCATTGTCTTTCCCTGTCCCTTGGTCTCAACATGGACCGCGTCCCGAAGATGATCTGGGTTGGCGATGCCGGATCGGATGCCGAGATCAAGCCGCTGATTGACGCTTCGAAAGCCCACTATGCCCTCGACCCGACAAAACCCGGCACCATGTCAGCCACCCGGAAGTGGGCCTACGCCGATCCTGACAAGGCCGCAGCATCCGGTGCCGCGCGCGTCGTCGGCTTTGAGGAGGCGCTGGAAGTCGCCTATGCCGATATGGCAAAAAGCACCCTGATGATCCGTAAGCGCAGGGCCGAAAAGCGGGCGCATATGGCCAAGAAAATGGAAGACATGAAGGGTAAGGGCAACTGA
- a CDS encoding TRAP transporter permease yields the protein MAADSIKQSTEEQIKELSADELQAIEEKFDPELRFRVLQMPLTLITAAILFLLSCYHYYTAGFGIPQATVHRGFHMGVTLLLVFLSFSAFGKKEVASSWAAPFGLPLIDWCLAIAGIVSALYVPWIYSELAFRVGNPLPIDVIMGTILIVVLLEAVRRSMGWPLPVIAILFMAYAYFGKSMPGILVHPGASWSNIVNHLYLTSQGIYGTALGVIATYVFHFVLFGVMATRIGLGQLFIDVASAIAGRYAGGPAKVSVLSSALLGSISGSSIANTVTTGSLTIPAMIRIGYPRHFAAAVEAAASTGGQITPPVMGAVAFLMIEYLGVPLTTILTAALVPAFMHFFGVLVQVHLEARRLGLRGMSVDELPNAWRVLKKGWLSVVPLALLVAVLLSGRTPFAAAFWSISACVVVLAIQQVRASGLVEGIKGTLHGIWEGFILGAKQSLSVTAAAALVGVVIGVVTLTGVGFKIAYMVTTIAQDWATSVHDMVTFLPFELMTVPSLTLLFTLMLTAVVCILMGCGIPTTANYIIMVAVAAPILGMLGVQQMVAHYFVFYYGVLADVTPPVAMAAYAGAGIAGANAFKAGNTAFRLSMGKALVPFVFAFQPALLIVTDGFTWQAFALAFSGAVLGIWVLASAVSGWLYAPLYWFERLILVFAAILLVAPNFTATAVGLILVVPSMVRQLLPRFLTRTPA from the coding sequence ATGGCAGCCGACAGCATCAAGCAGAGCACAGAAGAGCAGATCAAGGAACTTTCCGCCGATGAACTTCAGGCAATAGAGGAAAAGTTCGATCCGGAGCTTCGCTTCCGTGTTCTGCAAATGCCTCTGACCCTCATCACCGCCGCCATCCTGTTTCTGCTGTCATGCTATCACTATTACACGGCCGGTTTCGGAATCCCGCAGGCAACGGTTCATCGCGGTTTCCACATGGGCGTGACGTTGCTGTTAGTTTTCCTTAGCTTTTCCGCTTTTGGTAAAAAGGAAGTTGCCTCCAGTTGGGCCGCACCGTTTGGCTTGCCTCTCATAGACTGGTGTCTTGCTATCGCCGGGATCGTCAGCGCACTCTATGTGCCGTGGATCTATAGCGAACTTGCATTCCGTGTCGGCAACCCGCTGCCAATCGATGTTATCATGGGCACCATATTGATCGTGGTATTGCTCGAAGCAGTACGGCGTTCCATGGGGTGGCCTTTGCCGGTCATTGCGATCCTGTTCATGGCTTATGCCTATTTCGGCAAGTCCATGCCCGGCATTCTGGTCCATCCCGGAGCCAGCTGGTCGAACATCGTCAACCATCTCTATCTGACCTCTCAGGGCATCTACGGCACCGCGCTCGGTGTTATTGCCACCTATGTGTTCCATTTCGTGCTGTTCGGCGTGATGGCAACGCGCATCGGTCTCGGCCAGTTGTTCATCGACGTTGCTTCGGCTATTGCCGGTCGTTATGCGGGCGGTCCTGCCAAGGTTTCGGTGTTGTCCTCGGCGCTGCTGGGGTCCATCTCCGGCTCTTCCATCGCCAACACGGTGACGACCGGATCACTGACCATTCCTGCGATGATACGCATCGGCTATCCTCGTCACTTTGCTGCCGCTGTTGAAGCCGCCGCTTCGACCGGTGGCCAGATCACACCGCCGGTGATGGGTGCCGTTGCCTTCCTGATGATCGAATATCTAGGCGTTCCGCTGACGACGATTCTGACTGCCGCTCTGGTGCCTGCCTTCATGCATTTCTTCGGGGTGTTGGTTCAGGTCCATCTGGAAGCCCGTCGTCTGGGGCTGCGCGGAATGTCCGTCGACGAACTGCCCAATGCATGGCGGGTGCTCAAGAAAGGCTGGTTGTCGGTCGTGCCATTGGCGCTGCTGGTGGCTGTGCTGCTCTCCGGCCGCACCCCTTTTGCCGCTGCCTTCTGGTCGATTTCGGCTTGTGTCGTCGTGCTTGCCATTCAGCAGGTTCGGGCCTCTGGCCTCGTCGAGGGCATCAAAGGGACGCTGCATGGCATCTGGGAAGGTTTCATTCTCGGTGCCAAGCAATCCCTGTCGGTAACCGCCGCAGCCGCGCTGGTGGGTGTGGTGATTGGCGTCGTTACCCTGACGGGCGTGGGCTTCAAGATCGCCTATATGGTCACGACCATCGCGCAGGACTGGGCCACTTCGGTTCACGACATGGTCACCTTCCTGCCGTTTGAACTGATGACCGTGCCGTCTCTCACGTTGCTGTTCACCCTGATGCTGACCGCCGTCGTCTGCATCCTGATGGGCTGTGGCATCCCGACCACGGCCAACTACATCATCATGGTAGCCGTGGCAGCGCCCATTCTGGGCATGCTCGGTGTCCAGCAGATGGTGGCCCACTATTTCGTGTTCTACTATGGCGTGCTCGCTGATGTGACACCTCCGGTGGCCATGGCGGCCTATGCCGGGGCGGGGATCGCCGGAGCCAACGCCTTCAAGGCGGGCAATACGGCGTTTCGCTTGAGCATGGGCAAAGCGCTGGTGCCCTTCGTCTTTGCCTTCCAGCCAGCCCTGTTGATCGTCACCGACGGTTTCACCTGGCAGGCCTTTGCTCTGGCCTTCAGTGGTGCGGTGCTCGGTATCTGGGTGCTGGCTTCGGCCGTCTCTGGTTGGCTTTATGCGCCGCTCTACTGGTTTGAGCGCCTCATTCTGGTTTTCGCTGCTATCCTCTTGGTGGCACCCAACTTCACCGCGACTGCTGTCGGTTTGATTTTGGTTGTGCCAAGCATGGTGCGGCAGTTGCTGCCGCGCTTTCTGACGCGAACACCAGCCTAA
- a CDS encoding FtsX-like permease family protein: MDSAVLRRHLSLIDFTLSAMRRRVWRNTILFAVYLMLVFLLASVMFFSHAIRREAALVLAGAPEITVQRLVMGRHDLAPLSYLDKISNIRGVQNAYGRLWGYFYDQGTRANYTLMVPGPDAKDYKLAKGQAILGEGIARIRGVKKGRILTITSPTGKPLVMRIKDVLTSDSALVSSDLILVTEEDFRRFFNLPPDVYTDLVLTVRNPREVSTIVGKASYQLPDARFVTRDDILRTYEAIFSWREGVLLAMLAASIIAFAILVFDKASGLSGEEKREIGILKAVGWDTGDILAMKFWEGALVSLLAFLGGVLAAYVHVFLFDAGLLKPVLQGWGVLYPDFSLPPSVDGLQLATLAFFTIVPFTAATIVPIWRAAITDPEQVMR, encoded by the coding sequence GTGGATAGCGCGGTGCTACGACGCCATCTCAGCCTGATCGATTTCACCCTTTCGGCCATGCGCCGGCGAGTTTGGCGCAACACTATCCTGTTTGCGGTCTATCTGATGCTTGTCTTTCTGCTGGCGTCGGTGATGTTCTTCTCCCATGCCATCCGCCGGGAGGCCGCTTTGGTGCTGGCAGGTGCGCCGGAGATTACCGTGCAGAGACTGGTCATGGGGCGACACGATCTGGCGCCGCTGTCCTATCTCGACAAGATAAGCAACATTCGCGGCGTTCAGAATGCCTATGGCAGGCTCTGGGGCTATTTCTATGATCAGGGAACTCGGGCCAACTATACTCTGATGGTGCCCGGTCCCGACGCCAAAGATTACAAGCTGGCAAAAGGCCAAGCGATCCTTGGCGAAGGAATAGCCCGGATAAGGGGGGTGAAAAAGGGTCGTATCCTCACGATCACATCGCCAACGGGCAAGCCCCTTGTCATGCGCATCAAGGATGTGCTGACGTCCGACTCTGCTTTGGTGAGCAGCGACCTGATCCTCGTAACCGAAGAGGATTTCCGCCGTTTCTTCAACCTGCCGCCCGATGTCTATACGGATCTGGTGCTCACGGTACGCAATCCCCGGGAGGTCTCAACGATCGTCGGCAAGGCTTCTTACCAGCTTCCCGATGCGCGGTTCGTGACGCGGGACGATATCCTGCGCACCTATGAAGCCATCTTCTCATGGCGGGAGGGTGTGTTGCTGGCGATGCTCGCCGCATCGATCATCGCCTTTGCCATCCTTGTTTTCGACAAGGCCTCGGGGTTGTCTGGCGAAGAGAAACGCGAAATCGGCATTCTGAAGGCTGTGGGCTGGGACACCGGTGACATTCTGGCGATGAAGTTCTGGGAGGGCGCGCTGGTCTCGCTGTTGGCGTTTCTGGGGGGCGTATTGGCTGCCTACGTCCATGTCTTCCTGTTTGACGCAGGGCTCTTGAAACCGGTGCTGCAGGGGTGGGGCGTGCTCTACCCGGATTTTTCGCTGCCGCCGAGTGTCGATGGCCTGCAACTGGCAACGCTGGCCTTCTTTACGATCGTGCCCTTCACTGCGGCCACCATCGTGCCCATCTGGCGGGCTGCCATCACGGATCCGGAACAGGTGATGCGATGA